In one Dermacentor variabilis isolate Ectoservices chromosome 4, ASM5094787v1, whole genome shotgun sequence genomic region, the following are encoded:
- the LOC142578568 gene encoding uncharacterized protein LOC142578568, whose amino-acid sequence MVILLLDAVQYGRRMEGSSRAAKAADVGRGTPCSALPKDYRVILPPLRTGEGQRRAVVLHCDVTGRPYRIDDFRKPLKDAGVIQQVGGIGAYQMSHVWLLNMKTDEAKQTLLDAGPLLVKNRTCLVIDPARQELRIKLHWVAFDVTSETIRRAFREYGEIKEVISDRWKAEDFEGAESTTRLVRLLLRDGVTPDRIPHQMRLGSGTSLVVVPGRAPLCLRCHNTGHIRRECRVPRCAACRAFGHEQANCTRSYARVASVGGEADRSEMLMDEEEAESVAGMVASISDAAADAASTSSASAQENKAADARAADATLEDTSTGKYEEGSAERPSETHSLGKQLPLSASGSGEKTAELKTAVSEVVATLEDSDSTDEAAMDAEATPTKRRLSKASTASQDTRLRATERRGTEPGTKKPRVATSHQRSASLTRGGGKSTP is encoded by the coding sequence atggtcatTCTGCTTCTGGACGCCGTGCAGTACGGACGCAGAATGGAGGGCTCCTCGAGAGCTGCGAAAGCGGCCGACGTTGGCCGTGGTACCCCGTGTTCCGCGTTGCCCAAGGATTACCGTGTCATCTTGCCGCCGTTACGAACAGGTGAAGGACAAAGGCGTGCAGTTGTATTGCACTGCGACGTCACTGGACGGCCTTACAGAATCGACGACTTCCGGAAGCCCTTGAAGGATGCTGGAGTAATTCAGCAAGTAGGCGGAATTGGAGCATACCAAATGTCGCACGTGTGGCTGCTGAACATGAAGACAGATGAGGCAAAGCAGACGCTGCTAGACGCCGGACCACTACTGGTGAAGAACCGGACATGCCTCGTCATTGATCCAGCGAGGCAAGAACTCAGGATTAAGCTACATTGGGTCGCGTTCGACGTCACCTCTGAGACCATTCGACGAGCCTTCCGAGAGTATGGCGAGATAAAGGAAGTAATCAGTGATCGGTGGAAGGCCGAGGACTTCGAGGGCGCCGAGTCAACGACTCGTCTAGTGCGTCTTCTTCtgcgcgatggtgtcacaccagaCCGCATCCCACATCAGATGCGTCTTGGTAGCGGCACTTCGCTAGTGGTTGTGCCTGGACGTGCCCCGTTATGCCTTCGTTGTCACAACACTGGACACATACGACGTGAATGCCGAGTGCCCAGGTGTGCTGCTTGCCGAGCGTTCGGGCACGAGCAGGCTAATTGTACTCGCTCGTATGCCAGAGTTGCAAGCGTAGGCGGTGAAGCAGACCGGAGCGAGATGCTCATGGACGAAGAAGAAGCGGAGAGCGTGGCTGGGATGGTGGCGTCTATCAGCGACGCGGCCGCAGACGCGGCGTCCACCAGCTCAGCAAGTGCGCAAGAGAACAAGGCTGCAGACGCTCGGGCAGCAGACGCCACTCTCGAAGACACTTCGACGGGAAAGTACGAAGAAGGTTCGGCAGAGCGCCCTTCTGAAACCCACTCTTTAGGAAAGCAGCTGCCACTAAGTGCGTCCGGGAGTGGTGAGAAAACAGCTGAACTCAAGACCGCAGTAAGCGAGGTCGTTGCGACTCTCGAGGACAGTGATTCGACGGATGAGGCTGCAATGGACGCCGAGGCAACACCTACGAAGCGCCGACTCAGCAAAGCAAGCACGGCTTCTCAAGACACCCGGCTACGAGCAACGGAGAGGCGTGGGACCGAGCCTGGAACCAAAAAGCCTCGGGTGGCCACCAGCCATCAGCGGTCGGCGTCGCTTACACGCGGCGGCGGCAAGTCGACGCCCTGA